A stretch of Antennarius striatus isolate MH-2024 chromosome 6, ASM4005453v1, whole genome shotgun sequence DNA encodes these proteins:
- the usf1 gene encoding upstream stimulatory factor 1, which translates to MKSQQKSPESDVSVATSEEGSVATAEDPSAIANIQSATTFSDQPIKYLFKTEGTSGQVTYRVIQVSDSDLESQADEGAAVSLAAGFPAANQTVTKAVYSQSEGLEGDGSTETQYACYSATIADAAPGTMVTTVQASDTLLGQTTPTGQLYVMMPPQEVLTSPNQRTIAPRTQPYIAKQEAPPGSRDDKRRAQHNEVERRRRDKINNWIVQLSKVIPDCNIDYTKTGQSKGGILSKACDYIKELRQSNLKLGDDISVIDQLRIDNQLLRQEVEDLNSKNQILRNLLQQHGIVGSSNTDPQ; encoded by the exons ATGAAAAG CCAACAGAAAAGCCCCGAGTCAGATGTAAGCGTTGCTACCAGTGAAGAag GGTCAGTAGCCACAGCAGAAGACCCCTCAGCTATTGCCAATATTCAGTCTGCTACCACATTCAGCGACCAACCCATTAAATACCTCTTCAAGACAGAAGGAACAAGTGGCCAG GTGACCTACAGAGTGATCCAGGTATCAGACAGTGATTTGGAGAGTCAAGCAGATGAAGGTGCTGCAGTCAGCCTGGCTGCTGGTTTCCCTGCAGCAAATCAGACTGTGACAAAG GCTGTGTACTCCCAGTCTGAGGGTTTGGAGGGAGACGGCAGCACAGAGACGCAGTATGCCTGCTACTCGGCCACCATCGCAGATGCCGCCCCTGGTACCATGGTAACGACAGTCCAGGCCTCTGACACACTGCTGGGCCAGACGACACCCACAG GGCAGCTTTATGTGATGATGCCACCCCAGGAAGTTTTGACAAGTCCCAATCAAAGGACAATTGCACCTCGCACTCAACCTTACATAGC AAAACAAGAAGCTCCTCCGGGATCCAGAGATGACAAACGGCGAGCCCAGCACAACGAAG TTGAGCGTCGCCGCAGGGACAAGATCAACAACTGGATTGTGCAGCTTTCCAAGGTCATCCCAGACTGCAACATCGACTACACTAAGACAGGGCAG aGTAAGGGAGGTATCTTGTCCAAGGCTTGCGACTACATCAAGGAGCTTCGTCAAAGCAACTTGAAGTTGGGGGATGATATCAGTGTTATTGATCAACTCAGGATTGATAACCAGCTGCTGAGACAGGAG GTGGAAGACTTGAACTCCAAGAATCAGATCCTGAGGAACTTGCTGCAACAGCATGGCATTGTGGGGTCTTCCAACACAGATCCACAGTGA